The Agarilytica rhodophyticola genome has a window encoding:
- a CDS encoding RHS repeat domain-containing protein translates to MAIGKYKGTFLHHMMRLLGMLTLLSQAMAVHADTAIRDYYAEPGLHPYKGAANDILNEHIDPFSGTLQIKSTDILIPGNGGMDIAINRVYTSQQIDSLPNQSTYGVGWTIHFGRVLANEDMVERACNQRNFQVHTGDNPTLEMPDGGRELLIYNTTENDNTFITRGQWRASCSTAGNGGFIVTSPNGTRYTMDQFANEGQGTVSWYTTHIEDVHGNAIAINYLFNPVGLLYIDSVARSEEGLHTPVVTFAYRNLNSAQISLESITANNRTWQYFYEPVAGLGNENVAQLTRVVRPDGEQWQFKYYPLLADPDPSDGHDLAGPGSFSLHKLTYPTGAEVTYAYQYVDFERTPVSDAFQFPELTASLATKILTNPDGTDGTWTYEFKPQSVRSSDPRYGSYYKDETRITTPNSIEVYEHYGKWFELQTNGVYLHIRPSFVGLLEQKRTYSLSNQLLEVMYYAWELQKISDENFWHGSEHRNTWWREDASYLPILIGQYRKRGSALTTSGYSARVEYFNHDRFGRPLSQIEYINRAGEPNKRTRFRYKHDTNKWIIGLVEEEIVEALGVGDSSNSKVIGKIIRKYDDNGNLTSENTYGIKTGYTYSTEGDVKTATDALGRTTQYLEYRRGIAQREEYVDGTFIERKVNNNGLVVEQTNEEAHTTHFKYDDLNRIENITYPIKAPVVINYTKNTRTLTRGTYQQVDTFDGLGQMINSTKGPLAFTTAYDALGQVIFESYPSSTLGMHFKFDALGRVVREEHADGEFKQYIYNDLITTVTDERGNETQYHYNQYGLDEGSKALYSIIAPENVATFFSRNIFNQPESIVQGRFRNNRVSGPQRRFSYDQHFYLVEKFDDEVGTTTYINDALGQTRRTFVNGLPEITFHYDTRNRLALVDYPDATPDVEYKYYSDGLVERVSRGDVAWNYSYDENNNLLNETLNITGTVDLTLPLSYTINPLDHVADVTYPNGLTVDYAPDALGRPTQVGSFAHTVGFHPSGQLHTYTAANNLVTTITLNDRLFPANITAGNSVDLTYSYDAAGNVTEISNAVEAAQSLSMLDTNSYDGLHRLRRVSGSWGNGTFDYDFNGNIENKNLGEEHYYYYAGQRLNSITFGNGRRSHQYSYDQQGNVNHKQTVVRGLNGQRQVTDRYYTYNRANELSYANVEDVKRLYTYDSAGMRVIARREKGYDITYSVYSGMGELMYEHSLLECKTTVHLHLSNLTIGTLDKGEGDASIDEDGDQIPDCLETLLGLDPTNANDALADSDNDGLSNLQEILAGTSITRVDTDNDGVEDGEEVNNLNTHPLLRDSDFDGLSDGYEVTMGFDPNSGSDGLADNDGDGLINMLEENYGSNALLADSDGDGLSDAFENTYWFSPEDNDAQATADSDSDGLSDLEEQNLGTSPIHHDSDNDGLSDHEETSLYMTNPTVADSDGDGVDDGREVLYDGTDPNDPLSFFTEQQEITLSSTLPYDMTDGDGFTWSIINRGAGLQWQIPDIAENQLFAALDYFPSPDRPFDGTIRSSNTHKTAFLEDNGREFATPQAALEYFDFPRRYRLGYTRKYYVSENKSFVRILDIYTNVGDEVVSFSADNMGFFKYQENTEYVVEASSSGDKVLAANDDFVVLEARAIQDTQAHYSVLAFGDARDNKVDKPHDAISYAGKDTRVAYTGFTTDLLPGETKIFMHMVSRHNDRDAALTAAKNMVRIDEEELFGMTLFERQHVVNFDLVNYLDSDNDDLKDIYENQAGTNITLVDTDSDGMSDFYEVRQGLDPLFNDGAADPDNDGLTNLEEFQARTDAQARDTDQDGLSDFDEVRKYGTNPLAEDSDNDGMDDAFELLINNSDPLQPDTGDALPPGEDPRGEFSLRATNQQQWVSTARGWFANNPSRTALSDVTNGNYSAGFFYRQNNNRELVLTGRYPNNQGIIFTRKMYLDEERQFIRIREIFHNTSDRVATVNPFIQVNSQIPDSDVLDSSNNDNVLTIDDRYGILGSENPDAPAEAYVIRDMSSDALKPNALEKQVDTNYPDRSHMHYNYGFSIPAGSTRTLMHFIAYGDNLEQTRRHAQSISRLSAEHVKGMTLRERRDVINFDADFIDSDGDGLADSYEQQLGTNAFAKDSDNDQLPDDFELRYGFDPTVAGDQLEDPDNDGLTTLVEQQLGSNPTIADTDRDTLSDGDEVNIYNTSPINADTDNGGARDNIEIQQDLSDPLNASDDRAELTLWSGNSPNIRNANGEPWSIRTLRGKWRGGYINNSTGKFYPFEYRNSSTSTPGFVENNRREFQSITHSQNGIEAYRKTFVSEALNVLRHVDFFTNTSTQEVTIKVWLDTSVYQLVTSSDGNRHISIDDHYLIFNNGYYLNGYVFAGKGFNTLRPSVSSSDGGRFIYSLKIAPGETQALMHIYLRSDDGTELQGTVDKVLALNPAVYESLNNQERAQVVNFDLVDTEDTDGDGLRDQWEVAQGLMPDHQDSDGDTLRDGFEIRYGLDPLVVNLLTTDEDGDGLSVLQEQERGTSPIQADSDNDGLNDNDELNQYATDPANAYSDSGLLHDGHEVLRLNTNPNDGSDDMDENIRRDYLSLGTPWLARGRNGLDFASNTSTVLIGDNPNNTRYAESNYPGTWSEPYFVSIHTDNRELEWPTVRMDKVEHRRRVYVPTSGSFGRILDTFTNPLPQVQTLTVTLSLTKPGANYIIESTSSGDATLTAEDTHFISRPSHYEFLVHHYGQGNTTQSGIQGYDLAGRSIAVDYTLTIPPGQTRSIMQFFAYAGTLTEATTLQTALVPLTSEHLEGMTTQEQAQVVNFSLPLQ, encoded by the coding sequence ATGGCGATTGGAAAATATAAAGGAACATTCCTTCATCACATGATGCGACTGTTAGGAATGCTCACATTACTCTCTCAGGCAATGGCGGTGCATGCCGACACCGCTATCCGGGATTATTATGCAGAACCAGGCCTGCACCCTTATAAAGGAGCAGCTAATGATATTTTAAATGAGCACATCGACCCTTTTTCTGGAACACTTCAAATTAAATCTACCGATATTTTAATTCCCGGTAATGGAGGAATGGATATCGCGATTAATCGTGTCTACACCAGCCAACAGATTGATAGCTTACCTAATCAATCCACCTATGGTGTCGGTTGGACAATCCATTTTGGCCGGGTGTTAGCCAATGAAGATATGGTAGAACGCGCGTGTAATCAACGCAATTTCCAAGTGCACACGGGGGACAATCCTACCTTAGAAATGCCCGATGGTGGCAGAGAATTATTAATTTATAACACTACAGAAAATGACAATACCTTTATCACGCGAGGACAATGGCGTGCGAGCTGCTCAACGGCAGGTAATGGAGGTTTTATTGTCACCAGCCCTAATGGTACACGTTACACCATGGATCAATTTGCCAATGAAGGTCAGGGCACCGTTTCCTGGTATACCACGCACATTGAAGATGTCCATGGCAATGCGATCGCGATTAATTATCTTTTTAACCCGGTGGGGCTTTTATATATCGACTCGGTCGCCCGTTCTGAAGAAGGTTTACATACGCCGGTTGTAACATTTGCCTACCGCAACCTCAATAGTGCGCAGATTTCATTAGAATCTATTACAGCCAATAATCGAACATGGCAATATTTCTATGAACCTGTGGCAGGATTAGGCAATGAAAATGTGGCGCAGCTTACACGTGTTGTCCGGCCCGATGGTGAACAGTGGCAATTTAAATATTACCCTTTACTTGCTGATCCAGATCCCAGTGATGGACACGACCTTGCAGGCCCAGGCTCTTTTTCGCTGCATAAATTGACCTACCCTACCGGGGCCGAAGTTACCTATGCTTATCAGTACGTAGACTTTGAACGAACGCCCGTTAGTGATGCGTTTCAATTTCCAGAGTTAACAGCAAGCTTAGCGACAAAAATATTAACCAACCCTGACGGTACAGATGGCACTTGGACATATGAATTTAAGCCGCAAAGTGTAAGAAGTAGTGACCCCCGCTATGGCTCATATTATAAAGATGAAACGCGCATTACTACACCTAATAGTATCGAGGTGTATGAGCATTATGGTAAATGGTTTGAGTTACAAACCAACGGCGTGTATTTACATATTCGACCTAGCTTTGTGGGCTTATTAGAGCAGAAAAGAACCTATAGCCTGTCGAATCAATTACTTGAAGTGATGTACTACGCCTGGGAATTACAGAAAATTTCTGATGAGAATTTCTGGCATGGTAGTGAGCACCGTAACACTTGGTGGCGAGAAGACGCCAGCTATCTGCCTATTTTAATAGGTCAATATCGCAAGCGCGGCAGTGCCTTAACTACTTCGGGGTACTCTGCGCGTGTGGAATATTTTAATCACGATCGCTTTGGCCGTCCTCTTAGCCAAATTGAATATATTAACCGTGCTGGCGAGCCGAATAAACGCACCCGTTTTCGTTATAAACACGATACAAATAAATGGATTATTGGTTTAGTAGAAGAAGAAATTGTGGAAGCGCTTGGTGTTGGTGATAGCAGTAATTCCAAAGTGATTGGGAAAATTATTCGCAAGTACGACGATAATGGCAATCTTACCTCGGAAAATACATATGGCATTAAAACCGGCTATACCTATTCAACAGAAGGCGATGTAAAAACAGCGACTGATGCCTTAGGCCGTACCACGCAATACCTAGAATACCGTCGAGGTATCGCTCAACGAGAAGAATATGTCGATGGTACATTTATCGAGAGAAAAGTAAATAATAATGGTTTAGTTGTCGAGCAAACCAATGAGGAAGCTCACACCACACATTTTAAGTATGACGATCTGAATCGAATAGAGAACATTACTTATCCTATTAAAGCCCCTGTTGTTATTAATTACACTAAAAACACACGAACATTAACCCGTGGCACCTATCAGCAGGTGGATACCTTTGACGGCCTCGGGCAAATGATCAACTCAACCAAAGGGCCACTCGCCTTCACCACGGCATATGATGCGTTGGGACAAGTCATCTTTGAATCTTACCCCAGTTCCACACTAGGTATGCATTTTAAGTTTGATGCCTTAGGGCGTGTTGTACGAGAAGAACATGCCGACGGTGAATTTAAGCAATACATCTACAATGACCTTATCACAACGGTCACCGATGAGCGCGGTAACGAGACCCAATATCATTACAATCAATATGGCCTCGACGAAGGCAGTAAAGCTCTTTATTCCATTATTGCCCCTGAAAATGTCGCGACTTTTTTTTCACGCAATATTTTTAATCAACCTGAAAGTATTGTGCAGGGTAGATTTAGAAATAATAGGGTTTCAGGCCCGCAAAGAAGGTTTTCCTATGATCAACACTTCTATCTTGTGGAAAAATTTGACGATGAAGTGGGCACCACCACCTATATAAATGATGCGCTGGGCCAAACACGCCGTACCTTTGTCAATGGTCTGCCTGAGATTACCTTTCATTACGATACACGTAACCGTTTGGCCTTAGTCGACTACCCTGATGCGACCCCCGATGTGGAATATAAATATTACTCTGATGGTTTGGTCGAGCGTGTAAGTCGTGGCGATGTTGCCTGGAATTATTCCTACGACGAAAACAATAACTTGTTAAATGAAACACTGAATATCACTGGCACTGTAGATCTGACGTTACCACTGAGTTATACCATCAACCCACTGGATCATGTGGCCGATGTCACTTATCCCAATGGTTTAACGGTAGATTACGCCCCAGACGCGCTGGGTCGGCCAACTCAAGTCGGTAGTTTTGCTCATACTGTCGGCTTTCATCCCAGTGGCCAATTACATACCTACACTGCCGCCAATAATCTTGTCACCACCATTACCTTAAATGATCGCCTCTTCCCCGCCAACATTACAGCGGGTAATAGTGTGGATCTCACCTATTCTTATGATGCCGCAGGCAATGTCACAGAAATAAGTAATGCTGTGGAAGCAGCCCAATCCTTATCTATGCTCGATACCAACAGTTATGATGGCTTACACCGTTTGCGTCGTGTCAGCGGTTCCTGGGGAAATGGCACGTTTGACTATGACTTTAACGGCAATATTGAAAACAAAAATCTTGGCGAGGAGCATTACTATTACTATGCCGGTCAACGCTTAAATAGTATTACTTTCGGTAATGGGCGGCGTTCGCATCAGTACAGTTATGACCAGCAAGGAAATGTGAATCATAAACAGACTGTCGTTCGAGGCCTTAATGGACAGCGCCAAGTCACCGATCGTTACTATACCTATAACCGCGCCAACGAATTGAGCTATGCCAATGTGGAAGATGTCAAAAGACTCTATACCTACGATTCGGCAGGTATGCGCGTCATTGCGCGCAGAGAAAAAGGCTACGACATCACCTACAGTGTTTACAGTGGTATGGGCGAGTTAATGTACGAGCATTCACTGCTTGAGTGTAAAACCACGGTACATCTTCATCTGTCTAATTTAACCATCGGCACCTTAGATAAAGGAGAAGGCGACGCTAGTATTGATGAAGACGGCGATCAAATTCCCGACTGTTTAGAAACCCTGTTAGGCCTCGACCCCACTAACGCCAATGATGCCTTAGCCGATAGCGACAACGATGGCTTATCCAATCTCCAGGAAATTCTCGCCGGCACATCCATAACACGGGTGGATACCGATAACGACGGTGTTGAGGATGGCGAAGAAGTCAATAACCTCAATACACATCCATTATTACGCGACAGTGATTTTGATGGATTATCGGATGGTTATGAAGTGACAATGGGCTTCGATCCAAACTCTGGTAGCGATGGCCTCGCCGATAACGATGGTGACGGTCTTATTAATATGCTGGAAGAAAACTATGGATCTAACGCCTTACTTGCAGACAGCGATGGCGATGGACTCAGTGATGCATTTGAAAACACCTATTGGTTTTCGCCCGAAGATAACGACGCCCAGGCCACCGCCGACAGTGATAGCGATGGCCTTAGTGATCTAGAAGAACAAAACCTTGGCACGTCGCCCATCCATCATGATAGTGACAATGACGGTTTATCTGATCATGAAGAAACAAGTCTTTATATGACCAACCCAACCGTTGCCGACAGTGATGGCGACGGCGTGGACGATGGTCGAGAGGTGCTATATGACGGCACCGACCCCAATGATCCTCTCAGCTTTTTTACTGAACAACAAGAAATTACCTTAAGCAGTACACTCCCGTATGACATGACCGATGGCGACGGTTTTACTTGGTCCATAATTAATCGTGGCGCTGGCCTGCAATGGCAAATCCCTGATATTGCAGAAAATCAGCTGTTCGCCGCGCTTGATTATTTCCCGAGTCCTGACCGTCCCTTCGACGGCACTATTCGATCATCGAACACCCATAAGACCGCCTTCCTTGAAGATAATGGCCGCGAGTTTGCCACACCGCAAGCCGCGCTAGAATATTTCGACTTCCCTCGTAGGTATCGCCTTGGCTATACCCGAAAATACTATGTATCTGAAAATAAAAGTTTTGTCCGTATCCTAGACATTTATACCAATGTTGGCGACGAAGTGGTGTCATTTTCTGCTGATAATATGGGCTTTTTCAAATATCAAGAAAATACGGAATATGTGGTGGAAGCCAGTTCTTCTGGCGATAAAGTATTGGCTGCAAATGATGATTTTGTTGTATTAGAAGCACGCGCTATTCAGGATACGCAAGCCCACTACTCAGTATTAGCCTTTGGCGATGCGCGAGATAATAAGGTCGACAAACCCCACGATGCGATCAGTTACGCAGGCAAAGATACCCGTGTTGCATACACAGGTTTTACCACGGATCTTTTGCCGGGCGAAACCAAAATCTTTATGCACATGGTGTCTCGTCACAACGACCGTGATGCCGCGCTCACTGCTGCCAAAAATATGGTACGTATTGATGAGGAAGAGCTTTTTGGTATGACCTTATTTGAACGGCAACATGTGGTCAATTTTGACTTAGTGAATTATCTCGATTCTGATAACGATGATTTAAAAGATATCTATGAAAACCAAGCCGGCACCAATATCACCTTGGTCGACACCGATAGCGATGGTATGTCTGACTTTTATGAAGTTCGCCAAGGTTTAGACCCGCTGTTTAACGATGGCGCTGCTGATCCTGATAATGATGGTTTAACAAACCTGGAGGAGTTTCAAGCACGTACTGATGCCCAAGCCAGAGATACAGACCAAGATGGTTTGTCAGATTTCGACGAAGTGCGAAAGTATGGCACCAACCCATTAGCCGAAGATAGCGACAATGATGGGATGGATGATGCTTTTGAATTACTCATCAATAATAGCGACCCCCTGCAGCCCGATACCGGTGACGCGTTGCCTCCTGGCGAAGATCCCCGTGGGGAGTTCTCGCTACGAGCGACGAATCAACAACAGTGGGTATCCACCGCTCGTGGCTGGTTTGCCAATAACCCGTCGCGAACGGCATTGAGTGACGTTACCAACGGCAACTACTCTGCGGGCTTTTTTTACCGGCAGAATAATAATCGAGAATTAGTACTGACAGGTAGGTATCCCAATAATCAAGGAATTATATTTACACGCAAAATGTACCTGGATGAAGAGCGGCAATTTATTCGCATCCGAGAAATTTTTCACAATACCAGCGACCGCGTTGCAACAGTCAATCCGTTTATTCAGGTAAATTCGCAAATACCCGACAGTGATGTGCTGGACTCATCGAATAACGATAACGTGTTAACGATTGATGACCGCTACGGAATTTTGGGCAGTGAGAATCCCGATGCGCCTGCTGAAGCGTATGTGATCCGAGACATGTCATCTGATGCGTTAAAGCCTAATGCCCTCGAAAAGCAAGTTGACACAAACTACCCCGATAGAAGCCATATGCACTATAACTATGGTTTTTCTATTCCTGCCGGTAGCACACGCACCCTTATGCATTTTATCGCCTATGGCGATAATCTTGAACAGACCCGTCGCCATGCGCAATCCATATCCCGTCTATCTGCTGAACATGTTAAGGGCATGACCCTACGTGAGCGCCGCGACGTGATAAATTTTGACGCCGACTTTATCGACAGTGATGGCGATGGTCTGGCAGACAGCTACGAACAGCAGTTGGGAACCAATGCATTTGCAAAAGATTCAGACAATGACCAATTACCCGATGATTTCGAACTGCGCTACGGTTTTGATCCCACCGTTGCCGGCGACCAGTTAGAAGATCCCGACAACGATGGTTTAACTACCTTAGTGGAACAGCAGCTGGGTTCCAACCCGACTATAGCCGACACCGACCGCGATACCTTAAGCGATGGCGATGAGGTGAATATCTATAATACCTCGCCTATTAACGCCGATACCGATAATGGCGGTGCGCGAGACAATATTGAAATTCAACAAGATTTAAGCGATCCACTCAACGCTAGCGACGATCGTGCTGAACTTACTCTATGGAGCGGCAATAGCCCCAACATTAGAAATGCGAACGGGGAACCTTGGTCTATAAGAACCCTAAGAGGTAAGTGGAGGGGCGGTTATATCAATAACTCAACAGGTAAATTTTACCCCTTTGAATACCGTAATAGCAGCACTAGCACCCCAGGCTTTGTGGAGAATAATCGACGTGAATTCCAGAGTATTACCCACAGCCAAAATGGTATTGAAGCGTACCGTAAAACCTTTGTCTCAGAAGCCTTAAATGTGCTTCGCCATGTGGACTTTTTTACCAATACCAGCACACAAGAAGTAACCATTAAAGTGTGGCTGGATACATCCGTATATCAACTTGTCACATCCTCCGATGGTAACCGCCATATCTCCATAGATGATCATTATTTAATCTTTAATAACGGATATTACCTTAATGGATATGTGTTTGCTGGTAAAGGATTTAACACACTGAGACCCAGTGTGAGTAGCAGTGATGGTGGTCGTTTTATTTATAGCCTCAAGATAGCCCCTGGCGAGACCCAAGCGCTGATGCATATTTATCTAAGGAGCGATGATGGTACAGAGCTGCAAGGCACCGTCGATAAAGTGTTAGCCTTGAATCCGGCGGTATATGAAAGTCTCAATAACCAAGAGCGTGCGCAGGTGGTGAACTTCGACTTGGTCGATACCGAAGATACGGATGGCGATGGCTTACGCGATCAATGGGAAGTGGCACAGGGTTTAATGCCCGATCATCAAGACAGTGATGGCGATACCCTGCGCGATGGTTTTGAAATCCGCTACGGCTTAGACCCACTGGTGGTTAACCTGTTAACCACTGATGAAGATGGCGATGGTCTTTCGGTGTTGCAAGAGCAAGAACGAGGCACCAGCCCTATTCAAGCCGATAGCGATAACGATGGCCTTAACGATAACGACGAGCTAAACCAATACGCCACCGATCCGGCCAACGCCTATTCCGATAGCGGCCTGCTGCACGATGGCCATGAAGTCTTGCGTTTAAACACTAACCCTAACGACGGCAGCGATGACATGGATGAGAACATCCGGAGGGACTACCTGAGTCTGGGCACGCCCTGGCTCGCGCGAGGTCGCAATGGGCTCGACTTTGCCAGTAATACCTCGACGGTGTTAATTGGCGATAACCCCAATAACACCCGCTACGCCGAGAGTAACTACCCCGGCACCTGGAGCGAGCCGTATTTTGTGTCCATACATACGGATAATCGCGAGCTTGAATGGCCCACCGTGCGCATGGACAAGGTCGAACATCGCCGCCGCGTTTACGTACCCACCTCCGGCAGTTTTGGTCGTATTTTGGATACCTTCACCAACCCACTGCCCCAAGTGCAAACCTTGACGGTGACCTTAAGCCTCACTAAACCAGGCGCTAACTACATCATTGAAAGCACCTCCAGTGGTGATGCCACGTTAACCGCCGAGGACACTCACTTTATCAGTCGTCCCAGTCACTATGAGTTTCTGGTGCATCACTATGGGCAAGGGAATACCACCCAAAGTGGCATACAAGGCTACGATCTCGCAGGTCGATCCATAGCCGTGGACTACACCCTCACGATACCCCCAGGGCAAACCCGCAGCATTATGCAATTCTTTGCGTATGCCGGCACTCTGACCGAGGCCACCACCTTGCAAACAGCCCTTGTCCCGTTAACGTCTGAGCACTTAGAAGGTATGACGACACAAGAACAGGCGCAGGTAGTCAACTTTAGCCTGCCGCTTCAGTAA